The sequence below is a genomic window from Silene latifolia isolate original U9 population chromosome 7, ASM4854445v1, whole genome shotgun sequence.
ACTTAAACCACTCCATTTAAATTAAAAGCATTTTTTATGTGCCAACTTTTTTTTGTCAACCTTACATTGAGATAATTAATCAAAGAATAATGATAAATAAACTATAAGGATTGTAGTTAAAAATTTACTCCGTAATAGATTTTCTAAAATAGTACGGAGTATTAAatttaaattatatattaaatatacACTTATACTTGTGTAATAAATGTCTGGTTTAAGTAAATATGTTTCTTTTAAATTTCTATATGTAGTTTTAAGGGTTGTATTTATAATTACACTAAATCATTTTGATATTTGACGGATTATCACAATGGCGGCCTTGAACAAGCTTAGCTTGTTCCTTTATTCCTAAGTACGGAGTACTACCTAAAGGAAAAGGATATGTTGGGTAGTTTATATTTTCACGTATAGAATGATATGGCATGCAGCCATGCAATGATGCAAATGCTGCGGAGCTAGGATTCCCTGTTAGGATGCGAAATATTTTAGTGAGAGCGAATGAGTAAATTTGAaaaaacttcgaaaatttcaCTAAAAAGTtccaaatttttaaattttcagcGAGTACGAGCGTCCGTGCTACCCCTCCTCTGGCTCCACCATTACAAACCCTGTTCAGTGCATTAGTTATGGACTTATGAAAATCATGAACTAAAAAAGAAAAATACGAGTATATGAcaacaaaaataaagaaatatTAATAAATTTCAATTCTCATTGTCTAAAAGCTCGcaaattaacaataaagagaatATTTTCATATCACTCGAACAAAAATCACCCCAGTTTCATTTTAAGGTTCGTGTACGTAATTAAGGTTGTCGATCCTAGGACAATagtaataaaattacaataaaaataaataaaaattattaacaaGCGTAGAAGTCAACAAGTTCATCCAAAGACTCAGGTTGAGGATCAGCATTGTCTAACATCCATAACAAATGCTCAAACAAAACAACTTCACATCCTACACTTACTTCTTCACCATATCCACTATCAATAACTAGTTCTTGAAATAGAGGATGACCCACCACTTCGGC
It includes:
- the LOC141590479 gene encoding auxin-responsive protein SAUR76, with protein sequence MAKAGKLGKLLKKMQSIGKASSSTTTNRSTVAAASNSIESSNLIPVYVGQTRRRYMVSAEVVGHPLFQELVIDSGYGEEVSVGCEVVLFEHLLWMLDNADPQPESLDELVDFYAC